A genomic window from Sphingobacterium spiritivorum includes:
- a CDS encoding tyrosine-protein phosphatase, producing the protein MSLLSKLFRKKENTLHHNALAFMEVDMHNHLLPGIDDGSKSVDQSVKLIEGLQELGLHKFICTPHIMDGVYANTSRTIDAAYQKLKSTLVSRESKVELSFAAEHMIDQGLDLIIADNKLCVMPNDYVLIEMSYLAESKSLFRTIMDIQAMGYKPILAHPERYNYYHQNFKIFKQIKDAGCALQLNLLSVSRYYGSNVKTTALTLIKSGLYDFIGTDIHHEKHLAAIKEVATKYPLGDLLKTCPIRNHELLTSNNPSKEFIAVG; encoded by the coding sequence ATGAGTCTTCTATCAAAGTTATTCCGTAAGAAAGAAAATACACTTCATCATAATGCCCTGGCTTTTATGGAGGTTGATATGCATAATCACCTTTTACCAGGTATTGATGATGGTAGTAAATCAGTAGACCAGTCTGTAAAACTAATTGAGGGATTACAAGAATTAGGACTACACAAGTTTATATGTACTCCCCATATCATGGATGGTGTATATGCCAATACGAGTCGAACGATTGACGCTGCGTACCAAAAACTTAAGTCTACACTTGTTTCCAGAGAATCAAAAGTAGAGCTTAGCTTTGCGGCTGAACATATGATTGATCAGGGTCTTGACCTCATCATAGCAGATAATAAATTATGCGTGATGCCTAATGATTATGTACTCATAGAGATGTCCTATTTAGCGGAATCAAAGTCTTTATTTAGGACGATCATGGATATACAGGCTATGGGTTACAAACCCATATTAGCCCATCCGGAGAGATATAACTATTATCATCAGAACTTTAAGATTTTTAAACAAATCAAAGATGCCGGCTGTGCCCTTCAACTTAATCTGCTGTCAGTGTCCAGATATTACGGCAGTAATGTAAAAACAACTGCGCTTACGTTGATAAAATCTGGGTTATATGATTTTATCGGAACAGATATTCACCACGAAAAACATCTGGCAGCTATAAAAGAAGTCGCTACAAAATATCCGTTAGGCGATCTTCTGAAAACCTGTCCGATTCGCAATCATGAACTCCTTACAAGTAACAACCCAAGCAAAGAATTTATTGCTGTAGGATAA
- a CDS encoding carboxylesterase family protein translates to MKNNLLLLKQKHFFLFLSFSLISLYAGAQKTHTFTEGLHVEIPQNYGREALYTDELLWQLYSNKLSTPAADKTLELSLSQNKWIKATADSTGFFRPERGKGGNLRQPNNPPGPGRIAEQNTSPRPAQQFRGPRPSYLYLTYNSSKEQTAILNVKGNSAVLVNGALHFGDPYRMGWMDIPVQLKKGLNEFYVRGAYVSANLTFPQHPIQFSTQDLTLPDIVQGKDNSDLIIGIVLLNNSTHNLSGLQVQSTTNGRKVISAVPVINGNSTRKIAVRIDGSTVQQPGNISSQLSLLKNGKVIGHTQIQLRSVDQKTAYRVTFVSNIDNSVQYYAVNPATGGEKPQDALFFSVHGAGVEALGQAQAYQSKDWGTLVAPTNRRPRGFNWEDWGRLDALEVLSLAKARLQPDTQRIYLTGHSMGGHGTWFLGATYPDKWAAIAPCAGYPTLKGYGSADGLVPEKGRNALEEVLLKSGNQSDVTAYATNYRPLGVYILHGDADRTVSVDYARQMRNILGEFHPDFSYYEYPGGSHWYSNESVDWKPLFDYFKWHKRKTQSEVDHIDFMTANPGISASYYWATVYQQIHPLDYSRILLDRDITKHSIVGQTTNVQTLRLDLSGFNNEEPVSVTLDSLNTIEYRMTDSEKPFIYLKKEGVSWTVTNEPSLARKGPHRNGTFKEAFNNRMVYVYGTQGTKEENNWAMEKVQYDAEAWYYRGNGAFDIIADRDFEETKYAGRNIILIGNAKTNSAWNTLMKDCPIQVETGKINIGGKTYAGNDLGGYFYWRKPGSDVLSVGVITGTGIAGMRAATANQYFAGASGFPDYMFFKLAMLKDGVEGIVDAGFYSNEWNVKSN, encoded by the coding sequence ATGAAAAACAACCTATTACTCTTAAAACAGAAGCATTTCTTTTTATTCTTATCATTTAGTTTAATATCCTTATATGCAGGCGCTCAAAAAACGCATACCTTTACTGAAGGTCTGCATGTTGAGATTCCCCAGAATTATGGTCGGGAAGCGCTGTATACAGATGAATTATTATGGCAACTCTACAGCAACAAGCTATCTACACCTGCAGCTGACAAAACCTTAGAACTTTCCCTATCCCAAAATAAATGGATAAAAGCGACCGCAGACAGTACAGGCTTCTTCAGGCCTGAACGGGGAAAGGGAGGAAATCTCCGGCAGCCTAATAACCCTCCCGGTCCGGGGCGAATAGCAGAACAGAATACAAGTCCCAGACCTGCACAACAATTCCGTGGTCCAAGACCCAGCTATCTGTATCTGACTTACAATTCATCCAAAGAACAAACTGCAATATTGAATGTGAAGGGAAATAGTGCGGTACTTGTAAACGGGGCTCTGCACTTCGGGGATCCGTATAGAATGGGATGGATGGACATTCCTGTACAGTTAAAAAAAGGACTTAATGAATTTTATGTCCGTGGAGCTTATGTATCAGCGAATCTAACTTTTCCGCAGCATCCCATCCAGTTTTCGACTCAGGATCTTACTTTACCGGATATCGTGCAGGGTAAAGATAACAGTGACCTCATTATAGGAATTGTACTATTAAATAATAGTACTCACAATCTCTCAGGTCTTCAGGTACAAAGTACTACAAACGGCCGGAAAGTGATCAGTGCTGTGCCTGTCATTAATGGTAACAGCACCAGAAAAATAGCTGTACGTATTGATGGATCCACTGTTCAGCAACCGGGAAACATCAGTTCTCAATTATCTTTATTAAAGAATGGAAAAGTTATTGGTCATACGCAAATTCAGTTAAGAAGTGTGGATCAAAAAACGGCTTACAGAGTTACATTCGTAAGTAATATAGATAATAGTGTACAATATTATGCGGTCAACCCTGCAACAGGAGGAGAAAAACCTCAGGATGCGCTCTTCTTCTCTGTACATGGAGCAGGAGTAGAAGCTCTGGGTCAGGCACAAGCATATCAATCTAAAGATTGGGGAACATTAGTGGCACCTACAAATCGCCGCCCCCGCGGATTTAACTGGGAAGACTGGGGACGCTTAGATGCTCTGGAAGTACTAAGTTTAGCAAAAGCCAGATTGCAGCCGGATACACAACGCATCTACCTGACCGGACACTCAATGGGAGGACATGGAACCTGGTTTTTGGGGGCTACCTACCCGGATAAGTGGGCTGCAATAGCACCATGTGCAGGATATCCGACCCTGAAAGGTTACGGGTCTGCAGATGGATTAGTGCCCGAAAAAGGACGTAATGCACTGGAAGAAGTATTACTTAAATCGGGTAATCAGAGCGATGTCACTGCCTACGCAACAAATTACAGACCACTGGGTGTGTATATATTGCATGGCGATGCAGACCGCACAGTTTCTGTGGATTATGCACGACAGATGCGAAATATTCTGGGTGAATTCCATCCTGATTTTAGCTATTATGAATATCCCGGTGGTTCTCATTGGTATAGCAACGAAAGTGTAGACTGGAAGCCTTTATTTGATTATTTTAAGTGGCACAAAAGGAAAACACAAAGCGAGGTTGATCATATAGATTTTATGACCGCTAATCCCGGAATATCAGCTTCTTATTATTGGGCAACCGTCTATCAGCAAATCCATCCACTGGATTATTCCCGTATTCTCTTAGATCGCGATATAACGAAGCATAGTATTGTAGGGCAAACAACAAATGTACAGACACTGCGTCTGGATCTGAGTGGTTTTAATAATGAAGAACCTGTATCTGTAACTTTAGACAGCTTAAATACCATTGAATACCGCATGACAGACTCCGAAAAGCCTTTTATTTATCTGAAAAAAGAAGGAGTATCATGGACTGTAACCAATGAGCCAAGCCTTGCGCGTAAAGGTCCTCACAGAAATGGCACATTCAAAGAAGCATTTAACAACAGGATGGTCTATGTTTACGGAACTCAGGGAACGAAAGAAGAAAACAATTGGGCCATGGAGAAGGTGCAGTATGATGCTGAAGCCTGGTACTATCGGGGTAATGGTGCATTTGATATCATTGCTGACCGGGATTTTGAAGAAACCAAATATGCTGGCCGAAATATTATTCTGATCGGTAATGCAAAAACAAACAGCGCATGGAATACTTTGATGAAAGATTGTCCGATTCAGGTGGAGACAGGAAAAATCAATATCGGAGGGAAAACCTATGCGGGAAATGATTTGGGCGGATACTTTTACTGGAGGAAACCGGGATCAGATGTTTTATCTGTGGGAGTAATTACCGGCACCGGAATCGCAGGTATGCGGGCAGCAACGGCTAATCAATACTTTGCCGGAGCGAGTGGCTTTCCTGATTATATGTTCTTTAAACTGGCTATGCTCAAAGATGGAGTCGAAGGTATTGTAGATGCCGGATTTTACAGCAATGAGTGGAATGTAAAATCTAATTAG